The Etheostoma spectabile isolate EspeVRDwgs_2016 chromosome 1, UIUC_Espe_1.0, whole genome shotgun sequence genome has a segment encoding these proteins:
- the chrna5 gene encoding neuronal acetylcholine receptor subunit alpha-5, translating into MMLRAGGAATSLGLLLLLLLCCCHLCHSLRVPKLSSFAKAEDKLFKYLFVNYQKWVRPVEYLNQTIRVKFGLAISQLVDVDEKNQRMTTNVWMKQEWLDRKLRWNPDEYLGITTIRVPSNKIWLPDVVLYDNSDGRFEGTVTKAVVKYDGTISWTPPANYKSACTIDVTFFPFDLQNCSMKFGSWTYDGSQVDIILEDFHVDKQDYFDNGEWEIVKATGSRGLRTDGSSSYPTITYFFIIRRLPLFYTLFLIIPCIGLSFLTILVFYLPSNGGEKISLCTSVLVSLTVFLLVIEEIIPSSSKAIPLIGEYLVFTMIFVTLSIIITVFAINIHHRSSSTHHGMAPWVRRIFLHRLPKLLCMRSHVDRYDPAGVARAGGAVGQGVTEDSAPELTPLLYTRHNLQAALDSIRYINMHVVKENEVREVVQDWKFVAQVLDRVFLWAFLLVSILGTALLFIPVIYKWANIIVPNHAGSTF; encoded by the exons GGGTTCCAAAACTCTCCTCCTTTGCAAAAGCAGAGGACAAGCTGTTCAAATACCTCTTTGTAAACTACCAGAAATGGGTCCGTCCAGTGGAATACCTTAACCAGACGATCCGTGTGAAGTTTGGGCTGGCCATCTCCCAGTTAGTTGATGTG GATGAGAAAAACCAGCGAATGACAACCAATGTGTGGATGAAACAG GAGTGGCtcgacagaaaactcagatggaACCCTGATGAATATCTGGGCATCACAACTATCCGAGTCCCATCTAACAAGATCTGGCTCCCTGACGTGGTACTCTATGATAA ttcAGATGGGCGTTTTGAGGGTACTGTCACCAAGGCAGTTGTTAAGTATGATGGAACCATATCCTGGACGCCACCAGCCAACTACAAGTCAGCTTGCACCATTGATGTCACCTTCTTCCCCTTTGATCTCCAGAACTGCTCAATGAAGTTTGGCTCCTGGACATATGATGGCTCCCAG GTGGACATAATTCTGGAGGACTTCCATGTGGACAAGCAGGACTATTTTGACAACGGTGAATGGGAGATAGTGAAAGCCACAGGCAGCCGTGGTCTAAGGACAGACGGCAGCTCTTCCTATCCCACCATCACCTACTTCTTCATCATTCGCCGGTTGCCTCTTTTCTACACCCTTTTTCTCATCATCCCCTGCATTGGCCTTTCTTTCCTCACCATCCTTGTCTTCTATCTGCCCTCCAACGGCGGCGAGAAGATCTCCCTCTGCACCTCAGTTCTGGTGTCGCTCACAGTTTTCCTCCTGGTCATTGAGGAGATCATTCCTTCGTCTTCGAAGGCCATCCCTCTCATCGGGGAGTACCTGGTCTTCACTATGATCTTCGTCACGCTCTCCATCATCATCACCGTCTTTGCCATCAACATCCACCATCGCTCCTCTTCTACCCATCACGGCATGGCACCCTGGGTGAGGAGGATCTTCCTGCATCGACTGCCTAAGCTGCTGTGCATGCGCAGCCACGTGGACCGTTACGACCCAGCTGGAGTAGCCAGAGCAGGAGGAGCAGTAGGACAGGGTGTGACGGAGGACTCAGCACCTGAACTGACACCTCTGCTCTACACCAGGCATAACCTACAAGCAGCGTTGGATTCTATTCGCTACATAAACATGCATGTAGTTAAAGAAAATGAGGTCAGAGAG GTGGTTCAAGATTGGAAATTTGTAGCCCAGGTCTTGGATCGAGTGTTTCTTTGGGCCTTCCTCCTGGTGTCGATCCTGGGCACCGCTCTCCTCTTCATCCCAGTCATTTACAAGTGGGCCAACATCATTGTCCCTAACCATGCTGGAAGTACCTTCTAA
- the LOC116692247 gene encoding uncharacterized protein LOC116692247, giving the protein MGVTLLIIMKTITILLWVLANQVTCQTNGIFPARILAQQKAISEDSDLSVTCSTFGFKKQIMVCVYLCKDDIWIDRKMQKPDQNDTTFTIRSVGLHHSGNYSCVYSTCNNLLPKVAMRGDNVIQILVISNILPADISVAGPSTVSEGDHVAFRCTVSYTLQTLGECQLINSYLRRNETILQVQTFDVTRMEATFTIEGAVMRDSGHYSCVVLPSKCIREHEKTLCGNNAVFLNVTVNVRQT; this is encoded by the exons ATGGGTGTCACATTGCTTATAATCATGAAAACAATCACCATTCTTCTTT gGGTTCTTGCAAATCAGGTCACATGCCAAACTAATG GTATTTTTCCTGCGAGGATCCTGGCCCAACAAAAAGCTATAAGTGAGGACAGTGACCTTTCTGTAACCTGCAGTACATTTGGGTTCAAGAAACAGATCAtggtttgtgtttatttatgcaAGGATGACATTTGGATCGATAGAAAGATGCAGAAGCCAGATCAAAATGACACCACCTTCACGATACGCAGCGTTGGTCTTCATCACAGTGGAAACTACAGCTGTGTTTACTCCACTTGCAATAATTTGCTTCCCAAAGTAGCCATGAGGGGAGACAACGTCATTCAGATCCTGGTCATAT CCAATATTCTACCTGCAGATATTTCAGTCGCCGGGCCGTCCACTGTCAGCGAGGGAGACCATGTTGCATTCAGATGTACCGTTTCTTACACCCTGCAAACACTTGGTGAATGTCAACTCATCAACTCTTACCTGAGGAGGAATGAGACCATCCTCCAAGTGCAAACATTTGATGTCACCCGCATGGAGGCAACTTTCACCATCGAAGGTGCCGTCATGAGGGACTCAGGCCATTACAGCTGCGTGGTGCTGCCATCTAAATGCATCCGAGAGCATGAGAAAACACTCTGTGGAAATAACGCAGTATTCCTGAATGTCACAGTTAATG TGCGACAGACGTGA